The Haemophilus parainfluenzae genome window below encodes:
- the tusC gene encoding sulfurtransferase complex subunit TusC, translating to MKLVFLFRTAPHGNAISREGLDALLAATAFCNEEEIGIFFIDDGVLNLLDGQNPELLLQKDFIRTFKLLDLYDIEQRFVCANSLDQYNLQAEQLIISAEKIDRTSLINKLSQAEKVFTF from the coding sequence GTGAAGCTAGTATTCTTATTTCGTACCGCACCGCATGGAAACGCGATTTCTCGTGAAGGTTTAGATGCTTTGCTTGCTGCGACAGCATTTTGTAATGAAGAGGAAATCGGTATCTTTTTTATCGATGATGGCGTATTAAATTTACTCGATGGGCAAAATCCTGAGTTATTGTTACAAAAAGACTTTATTCGTACCTTTAAATTATTAGATTTATACGATATTGAACAGCGCTTTGTTTGTGCCAATTCACTCGACCAATACAATTTGCAAGCTGAACAGCTCATTATTTCTGCTGAAAAAATTGACCGCACTTCGCTGATCAATAAACTTAGCCAAGCAGAAAAAGTGTTTACGTTTTAA
- the tusB gene encoding sulfurtransferase complex subunit TusB, which yields MLYTFSQAHYFETDLQRYLTEITENDAVVLWQDGVLLAVKYGEMLTQCKGQCFVLEQDILARNLTALLSENNQVRLISLADLVDLTAQYSPQIAL from the coding sequence ATGCTTTATACCTTTTCTCAAGCTCATTATTTTGAGACTGACCTTCAACGTTATTTGACTGAAATCACGGAAAATGATGCGGTGGTTTTATGGCAAGATGGCGTGTTGTTAGCCGTGAAGTATGGGGAAATGCTTACCCAATGCAAAGGGCAATGTTTTGTGTTGGAGCAGGATATTTTAGCTAGAAATTTAACCGCACTTTTGTCAGAAAACAATCAAGTGCGGTTAATTTCATTAGCAGATTTGGTGGATTTAACAGCTCAATATTCGCCTCAAATTGCCTTATAG
- a CDS encoding YbaK/prolyl-tRNA synthetase associated domain-containing protein, whose protein sequence is MSVKTFEKLTALLDKNQARYRVVEHPTAGKSEEVAKIRGTELGQGAKALVCKVKGNGVKQAVLVILPADQQSDLNKVAAYLGGAKASLASPAEVDTLTDCVFGAIPPFSFHPDLLLIADPSLLSRYDELAFNAGTLERSIILNTRDYASIVQPTLVDVIKTE, encoded by the coding sequence ATGTCTGTCAAAACATTTGAAAAATTGACCGCACTTTTAGATAAAAATCAAGCACGCTATCGCGTGGTTGAACATCCCACTGCAGGAAAATCAGAGGAAGTGGCTAAAATCCGTGGTACAGAATTAGGGCAAGGGGCAAAGGCGTTAGTATGCAAAGTGAAAGGAAATGGCGTAAAACAAGCGGTATTAGTGATATTGCCGGCCGATCAACAATCTGATTTAAATAAAGTAGCAGCCTATTTAGGTGGCGCGAAAGCCTCGCTTGCCAGCCCTGCAGAAGTAGATACCTTAACTGACTGTGTATTTGGTGCAATTCCACCTTTTAGCTTTCATCCTGATTTGTTGCTAATTGCTGATCCTAGCTTACTGTCTCGTTATGATGAATTAGCATTTAATGCAGGTACGTTAGAACGCTCTATTATTCTCAATACACGAGATTATGCCTCAATCGTTCAGCCCACATTAGTGGATGTAATAAAAACCGAATAG
- a CDS encoding pyrimidine dimer DNA glycosylase/endonuclease V, producing MTRINLVPPEELCDQHLLAEHRELTRIPNAVAKGKYHLKGQPAEYKLGEGHVRFFFNKLAFLKKRYDALHAECKARGFNVQYIWNETLSDDPSLWLDYEATEAALQINRERIQERMPLKARFTPHLSKSGQK from the coding sequence ATGACTCGAATTAATCTTGTTCCGCCTGAGGAGCTTTGTGATCAGCATCTTTTAGCTGAGCATCGTGAATTAACCCGCATTCCTAACGCCGTGGCGAAAGGTAAATATCACTTAAAAGGACAGCCTGCAGAATATAAGTTAGGTGAAGGGCATGTACGTTTTTTCTTTAATAAATTGGCGTTTTTAAAGAAACGGTATGATGCATTGCATGCGGAATGTAAGGCGCGAGGCTTTAACGTGCAGTATATTTGGAATGAAACATTATCCGATGACCCAAGTTTATGGTTGGACTATGAGGCCACAGAGGCTGCATTGCAGATTAATCGTGAACGTATTCAAGAAAGAATGCCATTAAAGGCGAGATTTACACCGCATCTTTCAAAGAGCGGTCAAAAATAA
- a CDS encoding ABC transporter substrate-binding protein — protein MFYSDRSLYAKKSTIRLILAVLLLTFGITTQAEIKTIKDVLGREVNVDVPVKNAVLGFYYPDYIAVTGVENFKYVKGISREFWEKFNPGSWALFSEKMPELKNIADIGNVNTGTFSTEKTLALKPDVLILAEWQYQTIGSELPKLEQAGVPIIVVDFNAQSVERHTQSAKIFGQLAGTEERANKIADEYAQGITDIQKRVKEANLPKPKIYVEFGNKGPSEYSFTFGKNMWGAIAETVGGDNVSAPFVENWGPINPEQLLAAQPEVIMISGTEMGHETNDEIMAMGININEQDAQKRLKGFLTRAGWQDLPAVKNHRVYGIYHTASRSLSDLSAAQFMAKALYPKLFEDIDPQKTFMDFHKNYLPIIPSGTFFIKLKD, from the coding sequence ATGTTTTATTCAGACAGGAGTTTATATGCAAAAAAATCAACAATTCGTTTAATTTTGGCCGTTCTATTACTGACTTTTGGTATCACTACTCAAGCAGAAATAAAAACAATCAAAGATGTATTAGGACGAGAAGTTAACGTTGATGTGCCCGTAAAAAATGCCGTGTTAGGCTTTTACTATCCTGATTATATTGCTGTTACGGGTGTTGAAAATTTTAAATATGTTAAAGGTATCTCACGTGAATTTTGGGAAAAATTTAATCCAGGAAGTTGGGCATTGTTTTCTGAAAAAATGCCTGAACTCAAAAATATTGCTGATATTGGTAATGTAAATACAGGAACTTTCTCAACCGAAAAAACCTTGGCATTAAAACCTGATGTATTGATTCTTGCAGAATGGCAATATCAAACTATTGGTTCCGAACTACCAAAGTTAGAACAAGCTGGCGTTCCAATTATTGTTGTCGATTTTAATGCTCAAAGTGTAGAACGACACACCCAAAGCGCAAAGATTTTTGGGCAACTTGCAGGTACCGAAGAACGAGCAAATAAAATTGCAGATGAATATGCTCAAGGTATTACTGATATTCAAAAACGTGTAAAAGAGGCTAACCTACCTAAACCTAAAATCTATGTAGAATTTGGCAATAAAGGTCCTAGTGAATATAGCTTTACCTTTGGTAAAAATATGTGGGGTGCTATTGCTGAAACTGTTGGCGGGGATAACGTAAGCGCGCCTTTTGTCGAAAATTGGGGACCAATTAATCCAGAACAACTTCTTGCCGCACAACCTGAAGTGATCATGATTTCTGGCACAGAAATGGGGCATGAAACTAACGATGAAATAATGGCGATGGGAATAAACATCAATGAACAGGATGCACAAAAACGCCTAAAAGGTTTCTTAACCCGTGCAGGGTGGCAAGATTTACCTGCAGTTAAAAACCACCGTGTTTACGGTATTTATCATACAGCCTCTCGCTCACTAAGTGATCTATCAGCCGCTCAATTTATGGCAAAAGCACTTTACCCAAAACTTTTTGAAGACATAGACCCACAAAAAACCTTTATGGATTTCCATAAAAACTATTTGCCTATCATACCTAGTGGTACGTTTTTTATTAAATTGAAAGATTAA